A window of Microbacterium sp. Root61 genomic DNA:
ACCCAGTTCGCAACCGGACACCTGCTGGCGGGAACGACGCACACCTACACCGTCAAGGCAGGGGTGACGCTGACAGTCGGCGTCAACCCGGACACCCTCACGTGCGGCCAGACGCCCGGCGGAAACGGCTTCTGGAACAACGCCACCGTGACCAACGGCGTCGGCGGCTCCTCGGCCAACGCCTGCACGAGCATCACGACCACGCCGGTCAACGTCGTCAAGTCCGACGGCACGGCCAGTCAGGCAGCGGGCGGTGTCTGGACGATCGACTACACGGTCACGGTGACCAACGCGAGCCCGACGATCGCCACGGTGTACAGCCTGACCGACACCCCGCAGTTCGACTCGAGCTTCACCATCCTGACGCAGGGGTGGCTGGGCAACCCGGACGTGACGGACATCGGGATCGAAGGCGGCGGCAGTGACACGTATCACTACGTCGTGACGGCTGAGGCGAACGAGACTCCGGTCGATCCGACGGCGCTGGTCTGCAGCTCGACGGGCAAGGGCGGGTTCTTCAACTCGGCGACGGTCACGTACCCGGGTGGCACGGCGAGCGACACCGGATGCGCCGTCCCGGCGAAGCCGGTCGTACAGAAGACCGCTCAGGCTTCCGTGCAGAACACCGCCACCGGCGAGTGGACCTTGACCTACAAGGTCGCCGTCTCCAACCCGACCCAGCTGGCACTGTCGTACACGGTGTCCGACACCGCGGCGGCACTGCCTGCCGGGGTGACCGGTGGCGCCTGGGCAGCCTCCAACCCGGACATCGTCGTCGGCGGCACGTATGCCCGCAACGCGGCATGGGCAGGCTCCGGTCAGCTCGCGGCCGGAACTCTTCCGGTCGGTGCTGTGCACACCTACACGGTGACGCGGACGGTGACGGTCGCCTCGACCGTGACCGACGCCGCCCTCACCTGTGGTGAAGTGCCGAACCAGGGTGGCGGCGTGTGGAACACCGCGACCGTGACCAACGGACTCGCGAACGACAACTCGTCCGACTGCGCCGAGATCGATCGGCCGGACGTGACGATCACCAAGACCGAAACCGGCACGACGCAACTCGTGGACGGGACGTGGACGATCACCTACGACGTCGTCGTGACGAATGAATCGACGACGCTGGCGGCGACCTACAACCTCTCCGACACGCTGATGTTCGGCGGCGACATCGTCGTCGACGACGCCTCCTGGACCGGTCCCACCGGTAGCGACCAGCAGTTCACGGCCGGCACGGCCACGCTGGCCACCAACCGGGTGCTCGCGCCGAAGACGGGCGATGCGGGGGTGGACACCTACACGGTGACCGTCCACGCCACGGTCGACCAGGCGGCATGGAGCGGAGACACGCTCGAGTGCAAGGAGGGTGAGCGACCGGCCGCCGGCGGGTTCCTCAACACCGCCTTGGTCACGGTCAACGGGGGGACCATCCCCGCGGATGACTGCTCCGAGCCGAAGCTGCCGACGATCGACAAGGTCGGCGTCTCCGCGGCGCAGGATCCCGTGGATCCTGCCAAGTGGCTCGTCTCCTACGACGTGACCGTCACGTCGGGCGGCTATGCAACCTTCTACTCGTTGTCCGATACCCCGGGCTTCGCGGCGGGCATCACGCTCGGTGCCGGTTTCGCGCAGCGGACCGACATCCCGGCGCAGCCGACCGTGCCGATCACCTCGGGCGCGGAGTTCGCGACCGATGTGGCGCTGGCGGCCACAGGGACGCACACCTATCGAGTGTCGTGGATCGCGACAGTGACGGATGCCTTCAGCGTCGACACGAAGACCTGCACCGGTGCACCCGGCGACGGCTTCTTCAACAAGGCGACGCTGACCGTGGGCGACATCCCGATCGATGGCACCGACTGCATCCCGGTCGCCGACCGCGTGTACCCGACGATCACCAAGACCGTCGCTTCCACGGTGCAGAAGCCGGACAGCGGCGATTGGGTGATCACCTACGACGTCGTCGTCAAGCTCGCGACGAACTCGGGCGGGCTGTCTGCGAAGTACGACCTGACGGACACGCTCGACTTCGGTGGCGACATCAACATCGGCAACGCCTCCTGGACGGGCACCTCGTCGGGCGACTTCGTCGGTGACAACGCCACCATGGCAACGGGCAAGTCGATTGCCGCGGGCGCCACGCACACCTACACGGTGCGCGTCCTGGCCGAGGTGACCAAGAAGGCCATCGACACTGGAACGACGACCTGCAAGGAGGGCAGCCCGCCGGCCGCTGGCGGCTTCCTCAACACCGCACTGCTGAAGTCAGGCGGAGTGTCGACGCCCGTGGATGCCTGCTCCGAGCCGGTCTTCCCGGACATCGAGAAGACTGCTGACGGTAAGGCTGTGCTCGACCCCGAGACCGGCCTGTGGCGCGTCACCTACAACATCACGGTGTCGTACCCGGAGACGGACACGACTCCGCGCCCGAGCATCGGTTACGTTCTGGCGGATGAGCCGACACTCCCGACCGGGGTCACGCTCGCCGGTGACTGGACGGCGTCGGCGGCAAACGACAACACCCCGACGCCGACGGATCCCACGTGGAATGGCACAGGCGACTGGACCATCATTACGTCGACACTCGACCCGGAGGTCGACGACGTCACGCAGCACGTCTTCACCGTCACAGCGCAAATTCGCGTGACCGAGGCTGCCGCCACGGCCAAGCCGTGCGGTGAAGGAGAGGTAAGCGGCATCGCAGTCTGGAACATGGCGACCGTCACCTCCGGCAACTACGTCAACGACGATGACGCGTGCCAGAACGTGCACTTCGACGACGTCGGGATCGTGAAGACGACCCAGGGTGTCGACGGGCCGGTGGAGTCGGATGGCACGTTCAAGTACGTGCTCACCGTGACCAACCACGGCACGCGCGCAGCGACCAACGTGAAGGTGAGCGACCCTGTCCCGGGACGCCTCACCGTCACCGGCATCGACTTTGCGAATGCTCCCGGATGGTCGAACGACCACCTCCCACTCTTCGTGGGCGAGGGCAACACGGTCGACTTGACCGGCCCGGCCAGCTTCGGGGTGGGTGCGACGGCCGAGATCGTGCTGACGGTGAAGGTGAATCCGGTGCCTGTGCCGGAGATCCCGAACCTGAACGAGGGCGATCCGGTGCCGACGCCAGCGCTGCCGCAGAGCACGCTGGTGAACCAGGCGTGTGTCGATGCGGACGTCGACAGCGACCCGAGCAACGACTGCGACAGTGTCACGGTCGAGACGAAGGACATCGCGGCGATCGTTTACACGCGCTGTGTCGGGGATGCTCCGCTGATCGGTTTCGTTGTCGCTAAGACCCCGAACCTGGCTGCGCTGCCCGTCGACTTCACCTGGACGCCGAACTTCCCGCAGTCGGGCACGGCCCCGGCCAACGTCGAGAAGCAGTACCCGGGTGGGACGGCGACTGTTTCGGATGAGTTCGCGTGGGTGGGCACGGCGTTCACCCCGTCGGGGATCTCGATCGACTACCCGGGATGGCGGGGGCTCACTGCCGCGGACTATGCGCCCGGTGGCGGGTACTACATCCCGGGCACGACCGATGTGATGACGCCGGCCGATGAGGAGGAGATGATCTTCAACGGTCTCATCTTCGATCCGAGCGAGTTGGACTACGCGTGGCGGAACACGACCACTGTGGTGCTCTCGGTGAACCCGTCGATGACGTTCACGGTGGAGTACCCCGACGCGACGCCGGAGTGCTTCGTGGCTCGCCACACCGAGGTGCAGATCGAGAAGACCGCGAGTGTGGAGAAGACCGATCCTGGCAAGTCGTTCACGTACACGTTGGCTGCGGCGAATGTCAGCGATGACTCGGCCGCTGATGGTGTGGTCGTGACGGACACGATTCCCGCTGATCTGAAGATCACGGATGTGTCGTGGACGGGTAAGGGCGACGCGAACGTGTTCCCGAACTGGTCGACCTGCGCGGTGTCGGGCCAGAACGGGGCGGGGTATGGCGGAACGCTCACGTGTGAGTTGTTCGGTCCGTTGCAGCCGGCCGGTTCCGGCCTCGGTGCCTCGGCTGCTCCGACGATCACGTTGTCGGCGACGGTGAACGCCTCATCCAAGGCGAGTGTGATCACCAATGTGGGCGTAGTGGACTACTACACGTTCGGCGACCCGACCGATACCGGTCGGGATGCGGATGACGCGGTTGTGCTGCTCTCGGGCCTGCCGGCCACGGGTGGCTCCGCATTGACTCCGCTGATCCTGCTCGGGTTCCTGGCTCTGCTGGGTGGGACGATGACGGTCTTCATGATCCGTCGCCGTCGTGGGGATCCCAAACCCCAGCTGTGACTGTGAGGAAGGGTGGACAGCCCCCAACGTCCGCCCTTCCCCGCTCGCATCGCCTGGTGTGGAGAAGGCCCC
This region includes:
- a CDS encoding LPXTG cell wall anchor domain-containing protein produces the protein MATVTSGNYVNDDDACQNVHFDDVGIVKTTQGVDGPVESDGTFKYVLTVTNHGTRAATNVKVSDPVPGRLTVTGIDFANAPGWSNDHLPLFVGEGNTVDLTGPASFGVGATAEIVLTVKVNPVPVPEIPNLNEGDPVPTPALPQSTLVNQACVDADVDSDPSNDCDSVTVETKDIAAIVYTRCVGDAPLIGFVVAKTPNLAALPVDFTWTPNFPQSGTAPANVEKQYPGGTATVSDEFAWVGTAFTPSGISIDYPGWRGLTAADYAPGGGYYIPGTTDVMTPADEEEMIFNGLIFDPSELDYAWRNTTTVVLSVNPSMTFTVEYPDATPECFVARHTEVQIEKTASVEKTDPGKSFTYTLAAANVSDDSAADGVVVTDTIPADLKITDVSWTGKGDANVFPNWSTCAVSGQNGAGYGGTLTCELFGPLQPAGSGLGASAAPTITLSATVNASSKASVITNVGVVDYYTFGDPTDTGRDADDAVVLLSGLPATGGSALTPLILLGFLALLGGTMTVFMIRRRRGDPKPQL